The stretch of DNA TGTAGTGGAAAAAGTGTATTGAATTTGTTCTGTTATACAGGTAGCGTATCTGTGCATGCCGCACTAAACGGGGCAAAAAGAGTCACTAGTGTCGATATGTCCAATACATACTTAGATTGGGCGAAAGATAATTTTTCGTTAAACAATATTTCTGAAAAAGGTCACTATTTTCATCGAGCGGACTGCTTAGATTGGTTAGCAAAATCGCGAGATAAGTTTGATCTTGTGTTCCTTGATCCACCATCCTTTTCAAATTCCAAAAAAATGGATCGCACTTGGGATGTTCAGCGTGACCACGTTGAGATCTTAGAGCTAGTAAAAGACCGATTGACTCCTGGCGGTGCAGTATTATTCTCAAACAATTTAAGAAAGTTTAAATTGGAAAAAGAAGCTATTGAGGCACTAGGCTTTGATATACAGGACATCAAAGAGAAAACCTTGCCAGAAGATTTTAAGCGTAACCAGAACATTCATCATTGTTGGAAGTTAACACTTAAAGATAATGGCTAGTTTATACCTTTTATCAACGGCGGGTTGCCATTTATGTGATACCGCCGTACATATATTAAATGATCGTCATATAGAATTTGAACTAGTGGAAATATTAGACGATGACCAACTAGTCGCGCAGTATGGTGATAAAATTCCCGTTTTAATTGCTCAGGGAGCAGAACAAGCTTTGTTCTGGCCGTTTGATGCATCACAAATAACCCAATATAAAGAGTATTATGGAATTAGTTAGACTGAGTAACGCCCAATTAGCTTTTGGTAGTCATCCGATATTAAATCATGTCGATTTTCAAATTAATGCAGGTGAACGTGTTTGTATCGTCGGTCGCAATGGTGCAGGTAAGTCGTCATTATTAAAAGTTATCAGTGGTGATCAATCGTTAGACGATGGACGGATTCAATTTGTTAATGATGCAACTGTAGCTAGGTTAGAGCAAGATCCGCCAAGAGGCCAGCACGGTACAGTTTTAGAATTTGTTAGTGCAGGGTTACAACACGTAAAAGACTTGATGAATGAGTTTAATGATGTCGCAATGAAAGTAGCGGAAGATGAGTCATTAATGTCGAGAATGGAAAAAATTCAACAAGAAATTGATTTGCACGAAGGCTGGACGTTAGACCTAAGGATATCTCAAACTCTAACGACCTTAGGTTTGTCGCCAGAACAAGATATTAATAAATTGTCAGGAGGCTGGTTACGAAAACTAGCACTTGCTAGAGCGTTAGTTAAGCAACCAAATATTCTACTTTTAGATGAGCCTACAAACCACTTGGATATAGATGCCATTGCTTGGTTAGAAAGTTTTCTAAAAGAGTTCAAAGGGGCAATTGTATTTATTTCTCATGACAGAGCGTTTATACGCGCGATGGCCACGAGGATAATTGACTTAGACCGCGGTAATGCTACTAGTATCGTTGGAACATACGATTATTACTTGGAAGAAAAACAACGCCTTCTAGAAGTTGAAGAGCAGCAAAACGCTTTGTTTGACAAAAAATTGGCCCAAGAAGAAGTATGGATTCGCCAAGGTATAAAAGCACGTAGAACCAGAAATGAAGGCCGTGTAAGGGCGCTTAAAGACTTACGGGTGCAAAGAAAAGGGCGTATCGACGCGCCAACAACTGCAAATATGTCGATACAACAAGGTGAAAAGAGCGCCAAAAAAGTATTTGAAGCGAAAGACATAAGCTACTCAATTCCGGGCAAAACATTAATTAACGACTTCTCTTGTTTAGTAATGCGAGGAGACCGTGTAGCATTAGTTGGTCCTAACGGAGTTGGTAAATCTACTTTAATCAAGCTTTTGTTAGGAGACATAGCGCCAGAACAAGGAATTATACATATAGGTGAAAACTTAAATGTTGCTTACTTTGATCAACACCGTTTAGCGCTAGATATTGAAAAAACAGTTCAAGACAATGTCGCCGACGGTAAGCAAGAAATCGAATTTAACGGTTCATCGCGCCATGTGCTTGGGTATTTACAAGACTTCTTATTCCCTCCAGCTCGTTCACGTACACCAGTAAAAGCGTTATCTGGCGGCGAAAAAAATCGACTATTACTTGCGAAGCTTTTTGTTAAACCATCAAATGTATTAATTCTTGATGAACCAACAAATGACTTAGATGTGGAAACATTGGAATTATTAGAAGAGTTAGTCGCGAATTACCAAGGTACGGTTTTATTAGTGAGCCATGATAGGGAGTTTATCGATAATACAGCGACGACTATCTGGGCATTTGAAGGCAACGGCTATATAAATAAAGTTGTTGGCGGTTACGCTGATTATCGAGATTACCTTGCCCGTATTGAGTCAAATGACAAAACCAAGAATTCCGATGCTGAAAAAAAATCTCAACCAAGTATAGTGAGCAAACCAGTAAAAACTTCGAGCAAGAAAAAACTTTCATATAAAGAGGCTCGCGAGTTAGAATCGTTACCAAAATTATTGGAATCTCTAGAGAAAGATATAGAAGAGGCGCAACTTATCGTAAATTCGCCTGACTTTTTTAAGAGTAGTAGTGACCAAACACAAAAAGCATTGAACCAATTAGCTGAATTAGAGTCGAAGATGGAAATTGCCTTCGCACGATGGGAAGAGCTAGAAGAACAACAACAAAATCAATAGGTAGTATTTATTTTGAACAAGGTGAAAATTTCTAAAACTGCGGTGGCAGTCGCAACGTTACTTATAAGTACTGCATCTCATGCAGCTAAATATAAAGTTGTAGAATTATCAGTTGCCCCAGATTACAGGCAGAGTTTTGGTATCGCTAATAACGATGTAGGTGATGTATTAAGTATTTCAAGGGACAGTGTAAATTTTCCGTTTTACTTTGATGTGTTATCGTCAACAACACACTCCATTTTGAGAGCAAATTGTGGTGTGTCCCAAGAAGAATTAGATGCCGAAGCGTTAGATGCTTCTTCAGCAGCATGCTTAAAGTCAGAGTTAGCCCGTACGTCTTCTACTTCAACCATCTATGCCTATAACTCGGCATTTCAGAAAGTAGGTGATATAAAAACAAGCTACTTTGGAAATAATTATGATAATGGCGTACTTAATTTAGTTGATCAAATAGATGAACGCCTTGGCACTTATACAAGAAGTAATACTGAGCAGTTATCTAATATCAACAATTCGGGTGTAGCGGTTGGTACTGTATCAGCGCCATATGTTTATTCAACCGTTGATATAGAAACAACAGAGGGAGAACTGACTCCAACAATTCTGTTTTCTCGAGAATATAATAAGAGAGCCGTATTATTAAGTAATGGTGAAGTTGCTATAATTGAGCCAACGAACACTACCTATGGTGGCGTTTCAAGTGCATTTGATATCTCAGAAACAGGATATGTATCAGGCATTCAATCAATTGGGGTGACTGATAATTTTACTTCGCAAATAGAAACGGGCTGTGAAGACTCTAATTTACCTTTAGAAGTATGTCAGTGGAGTTATACCGTCCAGGGTAATGTATTTAAATTGCGGCCTGTAGTTTGGAAACTTGATTCAAATAATTCGGTTGTAGAAACAATAACATATGATTTAGCTTTTGAACCGACAGAGGTGCAAACTGGCAATTATACGGCATATGCGGCGGCAGTAAACGATGCAGGGATCGCCGTAGGTTATGGTGATGCACCACTTTTCAACTCTTCAAGTACGACCGCTGTTGCTAAGTACCCTTTAGTGTTTGCTAACGGCGAAACTAAACATATTTTATCAGAAAGTGATGGCTATGATGCTGGTTATGCTGTTGATATCAATAATCAAAACTTAGTTGTTGGTAAGGTTCAAAAGTTTTTTGACGGTCAATTTAACGACACATTTTTTGTTTATGACTTAAACTCGGATACCCTGGAGTTTCCAGTCGTGTTTTATAAAGGTAGCCAAGCGATAGGTAATTCCATTAACAATAATGGAATCGTCGTAGGTGAAGGCGAATACGAAGTTACAACAGCAAATCAACGTCGTAAACATGCGTTTATCTACAATGCTATTAGTAAAGAGTTTAATAATATTAACGATTTAACTGAGTGCAATTCAAGTTATGAGGTAATTGAAGCTCGTGACATTAATAACAACAATGAAATAGTCGCAACTGCCCTCAAGACGGTGGAGCAAAGAGATGCGTTAGGTGAAGTTGTTAAAGATGACTCAGGTGAAGCAGTTACTGTGGAAGTCCCAGTTGCTGTTTTATTAGAGCCTATCGATGGTGGCTCAGTGGATGTATGTGCTGAAGACGTATCAGTACCATATGAGCGAAAAGGTTTTGCTAATAGCATTTTGTTAATTTCACTTTTAGGTGTGTTTGTAGTTATTAGACGCCGATTTTTATAACTCTTTAATCTATGTATTAAGCCCATGTATATCATGGGCTTTTTTAATTGTGACGAATTTATTGCAAATAAACAGTTGATCATAATTCTGTAATTTACTATTCATATACATAGGCACTGACGAGAAAAAGGTATTTATTCAAATTAGTGCTCGTATAACAATAAACAAAATATAGAGGTTATGCCTATGAAAAGACAAAAACGTGATCGCTTAGATAGAGCTCATTCGCAAGGTTATAAAGCAGGTATTACTGGACGGTCTAAAGAAGCTTGTCCATATCAATCTCAGGATTC from Psychrosphaera aestuarii encodes:
- the rmf gene encoding ribosome modulation factor, coding for MKRQKRDRLDRAHSQGYKAGITGRSKEACPYQSQDSKSQWLGGYREAIGDKNYGLFK
- a CDS encoding DUF3466 family protein, with translation MKISKTAVAVATLLISTASHAAKYKVVELSVAPDYRQSFGIANNDVGDVLSISRDSVNFPFYFDVLSSTTHSILRANCGVSQEELDAEALDASSAACLKSELARTSSTSTIYAYNSAFQKVGDIKTSYFGNNYDNGVLNLVDQIDERLGTYTRSNTEQLSNINNSGVAVGTVSAPYVYSTVDIETTEGELTPTILFSREYNKRAVLLSNGEVAIIEPTNTTYGGVSSAFDISETGYVSGIQSIGVTDNFTSQIETGCEDSNLPLEVCQWSYTVQGNVFKLRPVVWKLDSNNSVVETITYDLAFEPTEVQTGNYTAYAAAVNDAGIAVGYGDAPLFNSSSTTAVAKYPLVFANGETKHILSESDGYDAGYAVDINNQNLVVGKVQKFFDGQFNDTFFVYDLNSDTLEFPVVFYKGSQAIGNSINNNGIVVGEGEYEVTTANQRRKHAFIYNAISKEFNNINDLTECNSSYEVIEARDINNNNEIVATALKTVEQRDALGEVVKDDSGEAVTVEVPVAVLLEPIDGGSVDVCAEDVSVPYERKGFANSILLISLLGVFVVIRRRFL
- the uup gene encoding ATP-binding cassette ATPase Uup — translated: MELVRLSNAQLAFGSHPILNHVDFQINAGERVCIVGRNGAGKSSLLKVISGDQSLDDGRIQFVNDATVARLEQDPPRGQHGTVLEFVSAGLQHVKDLMNEFNDVAMKVAEDESLMSRMEKIQQEIDLHEGWTLDLRISQTLTTLGLSPEQDINKLSGGWLRKLALARALVKQPNILLLDEPTNHLDIDAIAWLESFLKEFKGAIVFISHDRAFIRAMATRIIDLDRGNATSIVGTYDYYLEEKQRLLEVEEQQNALFDKKLAQEEVWIRQGIKARRTRNEGRVRALKDLRVQRKGRIDAPTTANMSIQQGEKSAKKVFEAKDISYSIPGKTLINDFSCLVMRGDRVALVGPNGVGKSTLIKLLLGDIAPEQGIIHIGENLNVAYFDQHRLALDIEKTVQDNVADGKQEIEFNGSSRHVLGYLQDFLFPPARSRTPVKALSGGEKNRLLLAKLFVKPSNVLILDEPTNDLDVETLELLEELVANYQGTVLLVSHDREFIDNTATTIWAFEGNGYINKVVGGYADYRDYLARIESNDKTKNSDAEKKSQPSIVSKPVKTSSKKKLSYKEARELESLPKLLESLEKDIEEAQLIVNSPDFFKSSSDQTQKALNQLAELESKMEIAFARWEELEEQQQNQ
- a CDS encoding glutaredoxin family protein, with the translated sequence MASLYLLSTAGCHLCDTAVHILNDRHIEFELVEILDDDQLVAQYGDKIPVLIAQGAEQALFWPFDASQITQYKEYYGIS